In Marasmius oreades isolate 03SP1 chromosome 1, whole genome shotgun sequence, one DNA window encodes the following:
- a CDS encoding uncharacterized protein (CAZy:CBM21): MPYATPTLSSPVLTHHSQGRPGHRRSYSSSPSVSFSNERGPGAFAGLGTLPRRQSPGISINTAPKFHLNTSSGSSSSDSGDEDGHPPPLKLKKPVSPSFGGVPFPKSSPLSSPVPGDNHDRGLLSPLSGLQTHITGFQSPSPRDSPLASPKPSPLASQTHLAPPLLRPSPSRTTSSPILLSNGKPLKSSLKSSSSTSNIPVHHQHHPHHPHLLHPNGSQPTHLHHHHHLRAQSAPSTPREDTITTITTTQQQPEPSIPNPPSTPSSASTSLTNSPTATPKNVHFPSLPTDLEHIRVFNKSAKPISFLRRSSDASRGPNGQIHGVGNLSEVEGPETETETETDRDQVGGSGKAWVNGYIRGWGVGGGSASGSGAGDRMGAGAGGSASAFPFPRVPSPPREEVRETLELELKEGYTVPSSMGGGTHPNAVVMLENVEMKSRELKSLKLELTVLVRNVAYEKQVVFRFTMDEWATTSEVGGKYLQSVYSTGGTSLSRSQAKTVGDVIGALGGGETGLAHSRCVSESALDTPPPYDRFLITISLSDYLHLENRVMWGVVRYTCPGKGEWWDNNGGKNFRIGWKKVKLPVPVTPSTSSNSTTATTAQQTGRERKAGVGVGRSLSAPPAPPASVVTTTATTPTTMTPPKPDVDVVKAQALQQRLSGFSLRNYVRPGTGSSPPLGKKEGIGLYWPWGSTQARDVRAGVKVEEKSDRIASPSSSSSPVVTPGGSASVEVLPPPLPLPQGTDYFSPSAPSVTGPTPTPTTPSSSRTSSMSSTTSDVPSLVRGYDGLRDGDGVESSTSSSSESLDSLMFGGSSHSLTSFKPHTRLVYGSPGDSVGIHDADIGSGYRPGGFGRGSHGGLGEDTVKEEEEEEEEEKMQMKTEARKGAESLMPPSISISPLASPLSPLSPASPSSPSLSSGSGSETERPLSSSPDVSSSSSLEMGSENGATSALGSTLTTIPVPATTVVVPSNGNGNGESEMLYKAFVKQWCFVESPRGGTPVMSPKPNGDVGAGVLGGEGMKVKV, encoded by the exons ATGCCCTACGCGACGCCTACGCTCTCCTCCCCAGTGTTGACCCACCATTCTCAAGGTCGTCCTGGCCATCGTCGCTCCTACTCCTCCTCTCCCTCCGTCAGCTTTTCCAATGAACGCGGTCCAGGCGCATTCGCTGGCCTGGGCAcccttcctcgtcgtcaatCCCCTGGAATCTCAATAAACACGGCTCCCAAATTCCATCTCAACACCAGCAGCGGCTCATCAAGCTCAGATTCTGGCGACGAGGACGGCCATCCTCCGCCTCTCAAACTTAAAAAACCCGTCAGCCCTTCCTTTGGCGGCGTACCCTTCCCCAAAAGCTCTCCTCTCAGCTCCCCCGTACCCGGTGACAACCACGACCGAGGTCTCTTGAGTCCCCTTTCTGGTCTCCAAACCCACATCACCGGTTTCCAATCTCCCTCCCCACGTGATTCCCCTCTTGCATCCCCTAAACCAAGTCCTCTCGCGAGCCAAACTCATCTAGCTCCACCCCTCCTTCGACCTTCACCATCGAGAACCACGAGCAGCCCGATCCTGTTGTCCAATGGGAAACCCCTCAAGAGTTCGTTGAAAAGCTCGTCCAGTACGAGTAACATTCCTGttcatcatcaacatcacCCTCACCACCCACACTTACTACACCCCAACGGTAGTCAACCCACAcatctccaccaccaccaccacctccgagCTCAATCTGCCCCTAGTACACCCCGGGAAGATACtatcaccaccatcaccaccacccaaCAGCAACCTGAACCCTCAATCCCCAACCCACCATCAACCCCATCATCCGCATCCACATCACTTACCAACTCACCCACTGCCACACCCAAAAACGTTCATTTCCCATCGTTACCCACGGATTTAGAACACATAAGAGTGTTTAACAAGTCTGCGAAGCCTATTTCGTTCCTTCGTCGGTCTTCGGATGCGTCGAGGGGACCGAACGGGCAAATACATGGTGTGGGCAATCTTTCAGAGGTTGAGGGACCGGAAACGGAGACGGAGACGGAGACGGATAGGGATCAGGTGGGAGGGAGTGGGAAGGCTTGGGTGAATGGGTATATCAGGGGGTGGGGTgttggaggagggtctgCTTCTGGGTCTGGTGCTGGTGATCGTATGGgagcaggagcaggaggGAGTGCGAGTGCATTCCCGTTTCCTAGGGTACCTAGTCCACCACGAGAAGAAGTGAGAGAGACGTTGGAGCTCGAGTTGAAAGAGGGATATACGGTCCCGTCGTCGATGGGTGGTGGTACTCACCCGAATGCGGTTGTGATGTTGGAGAATGTGGAGATGAAGTCGAGGGAGTTGAAGTCACTCAAGTTGGAATTGACGGTGTTGGTGAGGAATGTGGCGTATGAGAAGCAGGTTGTGTTTAGGTTTACGATGGATGAATGGGCTACGACGTCTGAGGTGGGAGGTAAATATCTGCAGTCTGTTTATTCGACTGGGGGTACTAGTCTTAGTCGGAGTCAGGCGAAGACGGTGGGTGATGTGATTGGAGCGTTGGGGGGTGGGGAAACGGGGCTTGCGCATTCGAGATGTGTTAGTGAGAGTGCTTTGG ACACTCCGCCACCGTATGACAGGTTCCTGATAACGATATCTTTATCCGACTATTTACACCTCGAAAATCGGGTGATGTGGGGTGTGGTTAGGTATACCTGTCCTGGGAAGGGAGAGTGGTGGGATAATAATGGGGGAAAGAACTTTAGGATTGGATGGAAGAAGGTGAAGTTGCCGGTGCCTGTGACGCCGTCTACTTCTTCGAATTCGACGACGGCGACGACGGCGCAGCAAACGGGGAGGGAACGCAAAGCGGGAGTTGGAGTGGGGAGAAGTCTAAGTGCACCTCCTGCACCTCCTGCTTCTGTTGTCACCACGACCGCCACTACCCCAACTACGATGACGCCGCCGAAACcggatgtggatgtggtGAAAGCGCAAGCGTTGCAACAACGGTTGAGTGGGTTTAGTTTGAGGAATTATGTGAGGCCTGGGACTGGGAGTTCACCTCCTTTGGGGAAGAAGGAAGGGATTGGGTTGTATTGGCCTTGGGGGTCGACTCAGGCTCGGGATGTTCGTGCTGGAGTGAAAGTTGAGGAAAAAAGTGATCGGATTGCGtcgccgtcgtcgtcgtcgtctccgGTTGTTACGCCTGGTGGAAGTGCGAGTGTTGAAGTGCTACCGCCGCCTTTGCCTCTGCCTCAGGGGACGGATTATTTCAGTCCTTCTGCCCCTAGTGTTACGGGACCTACTCCTACTCCTACCACGCCTTCGTCTTCTCGAACGTCTTCGATGTCTTCGACTACAAGTGATGTTCCGAGTTTGGTTCGTGGGTATGATGGTCTTCGGGATGGGGATGGCGTGGAGAGTAGTACGAGTTCGAGTTCGGAGAGTTTGGATAGTTTGATGTTTGGTG GTTCATCACACTCGTTGACGAGTTTCAAACCCCATACACGGTTGGTATATGGGTCTCCTGGTGATAGTGTTGGGATACATGATGCGGATATTGGGTCTGGGTATCGGCCTGGTGGGTTTGGAAGGGGGAGTCATGGTGGGCTGGGGGAGGATACggtgaaggaagaggaggaggaggaggaggaggaaaagaTGCAAATGAAGACGGAGGCGAGGAAGGGGGCGGAGAGCTTGATGCCACCGTCGATATCGATATCACCCCTCGCTTCTCCGTTATCACCTCTTTCACCTGCATCTCCTTCGTCGCCGTCGCTTTcgagtgggagtgggagtgAGACGGAGAGACCGTTGTCGTCTTCGCCGgacgtttcttcttcttcttcgcttGAGATGGGCAGTGAGAATGGGGCAACATCGGCGTTGGGATCGACGTTGACGACGATACCAGTACCAGCGACGACGGTGGTGGTTCCATcgaatgggaatgggaatggaGAATCGGAGATGTTGTACAAGGCGTTTGTGAAGCAGTGGTGTTTTGTTGAGAGTCCGAGGGGTGGGACGCCTGTTATGAGTCCTAAACCTAATGGCGATGTTGGTGCTGGTGTGTTGGGTGGGGAGGGGATGAAAGTGAAAGTGTGA